A genomic window from Nicotiana sylvestris chromosome 11, ASM39365v2, whole genome shotgun sequence includes:
- the LOC104248597 gene encoding F-box protein CPR1-like produces MYIEATGCIISPLNLSVYKPVLIMDHLTRTCGFVIVASLLDKKWRRLEFPYDIRSVRRGGNRGGVTLHERIHYMVRVEKPYFGTRNHVIYFDPITETFHKLLVPESAHRENVTVGLGVVNECLRRIMTCLDDDKNEEFMMKEYGVKKSWTVLFDIKKIKIYSPWGFAARLLVTENKELLVFMIHDRRFKVGIYDLHCNMGDINYVESLISPKEYKWIEKWHIKFGRRLKKIW; encoded by the coding sequence ATGTATATAGAAGCTACAGGGTGCATCATCAGTCCTCTCAATCTTTCAGTTTACAAGCCTGTGCTGATTATGGACCATCTGACCCGAACTTGTGGGTTTGTCATAGTTGCTAGCCTTCTAGACAAAAAGTGGAGGCGACTCGAATTCCCTTATGACATCCGCTCAGTCAGAAGAGGTGGAAATAGAGGTGGAGTTACACTGCATGAACGAATTCACTATATGGTACGGGTAGAAAAACCCTACTTTGGAACTCGTAACCATGTAATTTATTTTGATCCCATCACTGAAACCTTCCATAAGTTACTGGTCCCTGAGTCTGCTCACCGAGAGAATGTTACAGTTGGATTAGGAGTTGTAAATGAATGTCTTCGTAGGATCATGACTTGTTTGGATGATGATAAAAACGAGGAATTTATGATGAAGGAATATGGAGTAAAGAAATCATGGACAGTCTTATTtgacataaaaaaaattaaaatatattcGCCTTGGGGATTTGCAGCGCGCCTTCTCGTGACCGAGAATAAAGAATTACTGGTTTTTATGATACATGATCGTCGGTTTAAAGTTGGTATATACGATCTACATTGTAATATGGGAGACATTAATTATGTGGAAAGCTTGATCTCGCCAAAGGAATACAAGTGGATTGAGAAGTGGCACATTAAATTTGGACGGCGATTGAAAAAGATTTGGTAA